A window of Daucus carota subsp. sativus chromosome 2, DH1 v3.0, whole genome shotgun sequence genomic DNA:
AAAGCTTCGCAAACTGACCTAGAAGATCCTGGTAGCCTGAGCTGGAAAAGTTTCTGGGGTTTATACTTCTTCTCCGCTGCCATTTCCACCCTTTCTTATATTCTGTTCGCTGCTAACCGCTGCCATCAGCTCACCAAGTAAGCAAGCAACAATGCTGATCATAAAACTCAAGTCCTGGAAGAAGATAACACCAGTTTGGCTAAGAATTTAGTTATGGCAGAGCTCCACCATTCTGATGATAACATTCAAAGAACTAGAGTGTTATAAACTCCAGGTATGATTGATGAATCAACATTTACATGGATGGACCAATACTTTGAAAACGCAAGGCGCATTAGGAATTGTCATAGACTAAAACATGGATCACTGGGAACTGttatgaaatttaattttaaatggtaaaattttttttttgtcagttcTTGTAAACTGTGAACatattttgttcatttttattcacaaattaTGAAGTAAATTTATACGTTTATAATACTTGTGGACAGTGTTGGCGGTCTGGCCACAATGCTTGGTAAATTCTATACTAGATAAAATTTATGCAGTTTCAGAATAAAGAATTGGCAAACAAAAACACAACTTGAAACCAGAAATTTTCATGAATTGTGAGGATGTGACAAGCACAAAATAATTGCATTTCTTCTGGTCTTTTTTCTCCTAAATAAAGTTGTAAAGTACCAATCAAGACAACTTGAAGTAACCAAATTTTATTTTGCTTACTAATTTCAGACACCTGTGAAAATGTATATGAAGGGAGATCTTTCTTACTTTTGTCCTGGCTATTAAGAATCTTCTTGTGCATTTTCAGGACCAGCAACTTTTAGAAGACTAACTTGTAATCCAAGTCATTTTATAATTTGTATGGACCACGATTTTCCAATGTCTCCATCTGTTGACAATGGTAGTTCTCCAATTATAGTACTAACTTCATATGTAACTTCATGTCATTCTTTGACTAGTCTTCTTCGTAGATTTTTTGGATACTAGTTAATAATAGCAGGTATTGTCGATACTGCAGTTAGGAATTTGAGGTTGCAATTTCCCAAGAAAGTAAGTGCTGAAATGACATAGATTTCCTTTCAAGTCACTTTCAGGATCCCATGCTATAGACAAACTTACAAGAGTGACATACCTTTCAGTGTATCTAAACAagtttactttttttatttttttgacttgGTGAAACTGGGAATCTTCATCTAACCAAAGAAACAGAGAAAACTCAGCACATGTGTGCTCGGAATGAATATAGTATGTGTTGTAAATTGGCTCAGAATTTAACTGAATGCATTGCTTCTGCACACGTGTAGTcggaataattatatatgtgttgatttCTTAGATGATATAGGAAATTGCATATGAGCATGCAAGCAAGTTGAACAGACAAAAGTGTTCATACTGATATGGACATCTTAGTTTTTCTGGTACAGAGTTGTGACCCTGTTATCTTCCTGTCAAACTAGAAAAGATGATGCAATTTCGTGTCTAAATCTATCAAATCTCCAAGTAGATTCTTATAAACACATGGATATAAATTCAAAgttcttttcaaaaaatatagcaACTCCAATGGAGCCAGACATGAGTTTCTTGATTGGTACTTTCTCTGGACCTCTTAAGTTAGGCTCTATTTTCTTCCCATCAGTTGTCACTATTTTCCTTTTACTTCTTTCTGATACCAGCATCATCATATCAGCTCATAGTGAAATAAGTATTGGGTCGATTATTAATGTTAAGACTCGTGTTGGCAAAGAAATTGTGGTAGCCATGAAAGTAGCCGCTCATAACTTCAATAACAGCTCAATGCATCAAACATTGTACCTCCATTTTCGGGACTCTAGTGGTAATCCCCTCCAAGCAGCTTATACTGGTTTGTTTTTTCACATCTCAGACTCTTTAGAATTATAATGTGATAATGAATTTACAGTTGACATATAAATGAGAAAATATTACATGTTTCATCATTGTAAATTCCTTGTCAGGAGAAGTGTAATTACATGGAAATCCAAAAGGTCCCtaattaagaaatttttttaggaTACGGTCAGTAACAAAGTTAAATACTCAAGCACGCATGCCTCCACTGAGGCGACAATCAACCTCTAATTTCTAGCATGAGAGGGGAATCTGCTAGGCTAGGCCCTTCCATAGTTCCATATCCTAATAATAGTAAAAACTGGTTGTGACAGTAGAAACGAGAAAAGTGATGAATTCTTACATGCATGTTTTTTATTCATGAAGTTCAGATTTTTATACTGTATTATGCATAATGAAATAAGTTGGAATGCATTCTGATGTTTTACTTACTTCGCAATCATAGTTTATTATTCATTCTGCCAACGTTGATGGTAATTTGAATTCTTGATACAGCGGAAGAACTTTTAAAAGAGAATGTTCAAGCAATTATTGGCATGGAAACATGGGAGCAGGCAGCTTTAGTTGCTGATGTTGCAAATAAAGCTGAAGTGCCGGTAGTTTCATTTTCATCAGCAGCCATTAAGAAACCCTTTGCATCGCTGCTCTGGCCTTTCTTGTTACAGATGAACACAAATATCAATGAGCAGATCAGATGCATTGCAGCGATTGTTCACTCCTTCAACTGGCACAGGGTCATTCCAATCTACGAAGCTGATGTGTATGGTGGCGATTCAGGAATATATGCTGCACTAACAGAGGCACTTCAAAGATTTGGTGTAGATATTGAATACCATTTGGTCCTTCCTCCGTCCTCTTTGCTGTCTGATGAAAGCAAATTTATCCAAGAAGAGGTAGCAAAGTTACTAAGCAAACAGTCCAGGGTATTTATTGTTCTCCAGGCATCAGTATCAATGGCGATTGGTTTGTTTAAAGAAGCAAAAGAAGTGGGACTGGTAGGGAAAGATTCAGTATGGATAATGACTGAAGGCATCACAAGTCTCCTTGATTCTTTTGATACATCTGTCATCTCTTCCATGGAAGGTGCTCTGGGTATTAAGACGTACATTTCTGAAGACAATAGTCCTTTTGTGCAATTTAGGCACcaatttagaaaattattcagaTCAGAGTACCCCGAGGAAGACTACTCTGATGTGGGAATATATGCCCTGCGGGCACATGATAGCATTGTTTTCCTTACAAGGGCAATAAACAGATTAAGAAGCAGCAATAACACATCAAAGGCACTGCTTGAAACcattttaaaaagtaaattcAGTGGTTTAAGTGGTGATTTCCATTTTAACAGTGGAGAGTTGTCACAAGATTCCGTGTTTAGAATTGTAAATGTTGTTGGTAGAAGGTACAAAGAGCTAGGGTTTTGGTCAAAAAAGTTTGGTTTCTCAAGCAGCCTTGTTCACAAAGAAAGTACTGATAAATCTATTGGTAGCAGCATGGAAGTTTTGGCTAATTTAATATATTGGCCTGGGAATCTGAAGAGAACTCCCAAAGGATGGTGCATGCCTACCGAGGCAAAGCCAATGAAATTTGCTGTTCCAGGAGAAACTTCATTTAAGAAGTTTGTGAAAGTCCAGTGGAGTGAAAGTTCAAAGGAGATAAACTATTCTGGTTTCTGCATTGATGTTTTCTTCGAGGTGCTAAAGATTTTGGAAGAAAGTTATTCACCACCTTATGAATTTGTACCTTACAATGGCACATATGATAATCTGGTTGATCATGTTGCTGACAAGGTAACTACTGCATCActaatatgtgtgtgttaaatacTCCCTGCGTCCCGGTCACTAATTCCCTGTCTGTGTATTGCATATATGATTGAAGACATTTGACGCTGTCATAGGTGATGTGACGATACTAGCAAATCGATCAAAATATGTAGAATTCACACAACCGTTTGCAGAGTCAGGGTTGACTATGATAGTACCAGTGAAGCCTCAAGCGGACAAGGCGTGGATGTTTTTGAAGCCTTTCAGCAAGGGCATGTGGGGAATGACAGCGGCTATATTAGTTTACACTGTTCTGATAGTCTGGTTGTTAGAGCGTcgatcaaatccagaatttgatGGCCCGTGGCATTATCAGCTCAGCACGGCCCTGTGGTTCACCTCATCCTCGCTTTTCTTTGCTCAAAGTAAGTTTCCTCACATTTCTGGCATTTACAATTGTCTTAAAACAGCCTTTGCTGAACCAGAAAAGTATGTTCAAAATCACTCAGATTAACCATATGTCATCTTGTTAGACTAAGCACCATATAAATATGTGTGGCTTGAGTTCTGCAATCAGTAGTTTAACAAGATAGAAAAACTTGTAGGGGAACAGATCTACAATAATCATGCCCGTGTTGCAGTCTCGGTGTGGCTTTTTGTTGTTTTAGCGTTGTCCTCGAGTTACACTGCAACTTTATCATCAATGCTTACTGCCCCAAGGCTTGAGGCGAACGTCACAGATATTGGTTGGCTAAAGAAGAACAATGCTATAGTCGGCTGTGATGGCTCTTCTTTTGTTAAAAGATACCTGGAAAATGTGCTTGGTTTCAATCCAGTGAATATTAGGAATATATCCAGCGAATACAACTACCCTGAAGAATTTGAGAGTGGGAGAATCACTGCAGCTTTTCTTGAAGTCCCTTATGAAAAGGCTTTTCTCAACCACCATTGCCAAGGATACACAGTTGCTGGAAGCTCTGGCCGATATGGAGGGGACCGATTTGGAGGACTTGGCTTTGTAAGTAGTCGAACTTTTAACAATCTTTTGTTACAGAGCGACCTTTACATCTGTCATCTGGTATCTTGTTTCTTGTTACCAAGAGAAGAGAGTATCCAGTAGACTAAATGGTTAAAGTCTTTCGACGTCTTTCTGATGAAATCATGATGCTCTTAATGCAGGTTTTCCAGAAAGGCTCTCCGATTGCAGCTGACGCCTCCCAGGCCATCCTGACATTGTTGGAGAATGGTAGGCTTAAACAGCTAGAAATCGAGTGGTTCGCTCCCACCTCCGATTGTTTGACCACACAATCTCATGAAAAAACTGAGAGCTTGACTTGGCACAGTTTCTGGGGCCTTTATCTGCTTTCAGTGGGCACTTCCAGCCTCTGTTATTTGGTATTTGTTTCACATCAGTTATATGAACACCTCCATGAGGCATATAGAAACTTACGGACCAAGATTGTTAATATGACATTGCTTTTTATGATAGCCCTCGAGAAAACATTAAGCTTACAAAATCCATGGGTTTAATACTTGAATGCCCTCTGGATTGTGGATTGCAAGCGGTGTTCACCAATCTGCCCTGGTGTAAAAAGGTTTATGATGGCCATTTCTGGGTATAGATTGGCATCAACATGTCTGTAGATTATATCTATgtgaatattaatatatattgtacGCTTGTAAATATTGCTACTCTGTTGTACAGATTAATTCACAGTTATAATTTTATCTATCAAGTATATCATTATTTTACCTATGATGGTGATAATGCCAGAAGCCTCAGAACTGGTAGAAAACCGCTGTTTCCTGCTGATGGGCATCACCCCAACACATTACACATcggatttataattttcaatatgccgcaaacaaaaatgaaagagGATTTCATTACAAACAGTGTATCCTTTTATATTATCAGAATTGATATGGCTACAACCTTCTACCAGATATTGCAACCCGCAGGTTCTGGTGGAAGCAACAATAATTATTTTGCAGTACTGCCTCTACATGACGAAATATAAAGCTCTAACTCGCAAATTTGCCAGCACAATATTCTTAGTACATTTTGTGCATTCAACTGACATAATCTAACTCGAGATCTTGACCAACTATTATATAGATCTCCCCTGTGGATCAGACATAGCAGCTATCTTTTTACGCATCAAATCCTTTTCTTTCTAAATTGCTTGAGCAAGATTTCTTAAAAGAGAACTATATGGATGGTATATCTAATGCTTGTAAAACTTCTTTAAACTCAAATTCACGCGTTTCTTTGTTAAACCTCTCGATCAACTTGTACCTCTTGTCATTAAGGTAAAAAGATTGAGTCGTCTCCAAAAGCCACTTTGCCTCTGTGTCAGTAAGCTTACTAGCGAATACAACATCCCCACGTATAAGAACCAAGTCCTTGGTCGCTGCAAATTCAGTGTAATAGGAAGCTGTGAAGTAAGGAGCAGCTTGAGTTCCCCTAGCCTTGTAATCTTCAAGACCAGTGAAAATCATGTACGGCATCTGCACTACAAGAATGAACACAGAAGCTTTATACTAATCCGGCTACGTACTAGAAAGCCACAATTCTCTTACTGTAAGGTTCAGTTTTGGAACTTCTATACAAGATAAATGTAGGACTAACAGTTAATAAAGGAACAAACCTTGTGCAAACATTGTTGTATAGCCACTTCCTTTCCACAACGGCATGACAAAATATCGGCTGCAGGAATACATATATTGTACACTAtagatgtataatatatatacatgtaaaaGATGCAAAGAGTATTTTACTCACCAGTCAGCCGCTCTTTGCTCTAACAGATGATATAGGCTCGCTTTCATAGAAGCACCGATGTGACCTCTTCCCAAGTGATACTATatcaaaaacaattatatagGGCACAAAAAGCATTTAACATATGGAATACGTGCGAGTAAATGTATAGAGAAAAAGCTCGACTATTCCGCTCAATTTGAAAACAACAATGGGATTGTTGAAGTAAATACTTCACCTAGTAAGCAATGGCGTGTTAGGAATTTTTTTACTTTACAGTTTACACTTTACACGTGAAATCGTGCTATATCTCCACTTCAATAATACACATTGAAAATGTCTAGCCATACTTTCAATTCACTACTTGAGATCCTCCAAGCTCTTAACTATTgaatagttttttttatctttaatgGAAATATATATACGGAGTGACAATAATAAATTACCTGAACACACTGTAATAGATAACTGCAGAAAATTTGGTCCTGCCTCTATTGTCTAGTAAGTACATTAATGAAGACAAAAGTGTGAGTATGTGACATCTGGAGTAAGGGCAAGACACTATGCATATCTTAAGAAAAATATCAAGGACGTTAGGGATCGGAATTGTGGCCGCTAGTACATTGCTCAGAGTTTTATAATGTACACCAGATCTACAAAGGGAATAGGATAGCTGAACGTTAAACAAAGCTTGATGTCAATACATACTAGATCCAAACTCAATTATAGAAATTGTTGATTTATAAGCTAGATATCGACTTTCTACATGAATCCACAAGATATATGTATACATGTTGTCGGTCCAATAGGCTATTAAACGACATATATTCTAATAAATAATAGTTGAAGGGAACAATAATTTGAACTTTTATGCTAACATAGAGAACAAAAATATAACAAGTATCAAGGAAAGAGTGATAGAGAAAATTACATCATCCCAAATATCGGCAAGATCCTCAGGCGATTGATGCTCTACCCTTCCAATGTCAATAATTGAGCCCAACGATTTTGCTTTCAGTGGTGTAAACCCAGTGGCAAAACTTGAATTCCTACACGAACCAGCTAAACCCCACTTCACAAAATCACCTGGAATACCACGCTTTCTGACATTCTGAAGATCAACAGGCAACAAAGAACAAGCGCAACAATTCTTCATAAAAATTGAAGAACACGAAGCACTGCCTGAAAAATTCCCCACCCAAGACAATGCAGTCCTCGAGACTTTGTTCACAACCCGATGCATAATGTTATAACTGCACGACGTTATTGAATTAAAATCACAACTCTTAATCGAAAACGCGACACGGGCATATGAGTTTCCAACATCTATAATTCCCTGCAAGAATCAAGAACTAAAATATGTAGCTTATTTCTTGATCTTATTAAGGGTGCGTACTAAACAAGATAAATTTCTCACAGGAATATTTCGAACACCTTCACTGCACTACCAATTGCAAGTGATGTATTTGAAACAATACACATAATGATTTGGTTTGAAAAACCGAAATACACATAATGATTTAAGAGTGCGCACGTTTTCAATTGCGTAGATGCTTTACC
This region includes:
- the LOC108208461 gene encoding glutamate receptor 2.7-like, with protein sequence MDINSKFFSKNIATPMEPDMSFLIGTFSGPLKLGSIFFPSVVTIFLLLLSDTSIIISAHSEISIGSIINVKTRVGKEIVVAMKVAAHNFNNSSMHQTLYLHFRDSSGNPLQAAYTAEELLKENVQAIIGMETWEQAALVADVANKAEVPVVSFSSAAIKKPFASLLWPFLLQMNTNINEQIRCIAAIVHSFNWHRVIPIYEADVYGGDSGIYAALTEALQRFGVDIEYHLVLPPSSLLSDESKFIQEEVAKLLSKQSRVFIVLQASVSMAIGLFKEAKEVGLVGKDSVWIMTEGITSLLDSFDTSVISSMEGALGIKTYISEDNSPFVQFRHQFRKLFRSEYPEEDYSDVGIYALRAHDSIVFLTRAINRLRSSNNTSKALLETILKSKFSGLSGDFHFNSGELSQDSVFRIVNVVGRRYKELGFWSKKFGFSSSLVHKESTDKSIGSSMEVLANLIYWPGNLKRTPKGWCMPTEAKPMKFAVPGETSFKKFVKVQWSESSKEINYSGFCIDVFFEVLKILEESYSPPYEFVPYNGTYDNLVDHVADKTFDAVIGDVTILANRSKYVEFTQPFAESGLTMIVPVKPQADKAWMFLKPFSKGMWGMTAAILVYTVLIVWLLERRSNPEFDGPWHYQLSTALWFTSSSLFFAQREQIYNNHARVAVSVWLFVVLALSSSYTATLSSMLTAPRLEANVTDIGWLKKNNAIVGCDGSSFVKRYLENVLGFNPVNIRNISSEYNYPEEFESGRITAAFLEVPYEKAFLNHHCQGYTVAGSSGRYGGDRFGGLGFVFQKGSPIAADASQAILTLLENGRLKQLEIEWFAPTSDCLTTQSHEKTESLTWHSFWGLYLLSVGTSSLCYLVFVSHQLYEHLHEAYRNLRTKIVNMTLLFMIALEKTLSLQNPWV
- the LOC108206383 gene encoding uncharacterized protein LOC108206383 isoform X1: MTGTEGVRNRPDQTEKDSSRTPIKNQGIIDVGNSYARVAFSIKSCDFNSITSCSYNIMHRVVNKVSRTALSWVGNFSGSASCSSIFMKNCCACSLLPVDLQNVRKRGIPGDFVKWGLAGSCRNSSFATGFTPLKAKSLGSIIDIGRVEHQSPEDLADIWDDYHLGRGHIGASMKASLYHLLEQRAADCRYFVMPLWKGSGYTTMFAQVQMPYMIFTGLEDYKARGTQAAPYFTASYYTEFAATKDLVLIRGDVVFASKLTDTEAKWLLETTQSFYLNDKRYKLIERFNKETREFEFKEVLQALDIPSI
- the LOC108206383 gene encoding uncharacterized protein LOC108206383 isoform X2, with the translated sequence MHRVVNKVSRTALSWVGNFSGSASCSSIFMKNCCACSLLPVDLQNVRKRGIPGDFVKWGLAGSCRNSSFATGFTPLKAKSLGSIIDIGRVEHQSPEDLADIWDDYHLGRGHIGASMKASLYHLLEQRAADCRYFVMPLWKGSGYTTMFAQVQMPYMIFTGLEDYKARGTQAAPYFTASYYTEFAATKDLVLIRGDVVFASKLTDTEAKWLLETTQSFYLNDKRYKLIERFNKETREFEFKEVLQALDIPSI
- the LOC108206383 gene encoding uncharacterized protein LOC108206383 isoform X3, with the translated sequence MTGTEGVRNRPDQTEKDSSRTPIKNQGIIDVGNSYARVAFSIKSCDFNSITSCSYNIMHRVVNKVSRTALSWVGNFSGSASCSSIFMKNCCACSLLPVDLQNVRKRGIPGDFVKWGLAGSCRNSSFATGFTPLKAKSLGSIIDIGRVEHQSPEDLADIWDDYHLGRGHIGASMKASLYHLLEQRAADCRYFVMPLWKGSGYTTMFAQDAVHDFHWS